A genomic region of Fodinisporobacter ferrooxydans contains the following coding sequences:
- a CDS encoding NAD(P)-dependent alcohol dehydrogenase, giving the protein MKAAVLDQPLSIGIQEVDMPQVKEDEALIKVHCIGVCGSDVHYYEHGRIGRYVVEKPIILGHELAGDVAAVGAKVKHLAIGDRVAVEPGIPCDRCEYCKSGRYNLCPDVVFMATPPVDGAWAEYVAVRADFLYKLPDTLSYEEGALLEPLSVGFHAMRRGKIGPGDRVLISGLGPIGLLAAVSAKMFGAGRVIGSDVIPFRRELALQMGIDAVIDPLHGNAADAMQDLTDGKGVTAIIETSGNAKAIGDAIRHVKFGGKIVYVGLPTTDQIPVDIPMLVDKELDVFGIFRYANTYPAAIEALAKGNYGIENVITHRYSLDEIKEACEVARTQKDKSIKVMIYPNGGEEK; this is encoded by the coding sequence ATGAAAGCTGCCGTTTTGGATCAACCGTTATCCATCGGCATTCAGGAAGTAGACATGCCGCAAGTGAAAGAAGACGAAGCATTAATTAAAGTTCATTGTATCGGCGTTTGCGGCTCGGATGTGCATTATTACGAACATGGCCGGATTGGGCGCTATGTCGTGGAAAAGCCGATCATCCTGGGGCATGAGCTGGCTGGAGATGTGGCGGCAGTCGGTGCGAAAGTCAAGCACCTGGCGATCGGCGATCGAGTGGCAGTGGAGCCTGGAATTCCATGTGATCGCTGTGAGTACTGCAAATCTGGCCGCTACAATCTCTGCCCTGACGTTGTATTCATGGCAACTCCGCCTGTCGATGGGGCATGGGCAGAATATGTGGCGGTGCGGGCGGATTTTCTGTATAAATTGCCAGACACATTAAGCTATGAAGAAGGCGCCTTGCTGGAACCCCTCTCCGTCGGATTTCATGCCATGCGTCGAGGGAAAATCGGCCCCGGCGACCGTGTTTTGATCAGTGGTCTTGGTCCCATTGGCTTGCTGGCTGCTGTAAGTGCCAAAATGTTCGGTGCAGGTCGTGTGATCGGATCCGACGTGATACCGTTCCGACGGGAGCTGGCATTGCAAATGGGAATCGATGCAGTGATCGATCCATTGCATGGCAATGCAGCTGATGCCATGCAAGATTTGACGGATGGCAAAGGTGTAACGGCGATTATTGAAACGTCCGGCAATGCCAAAGCGATTGGCGACGCCATCCGGCATGTAAAATTTGGCGGGAAAATCGTTTATGTGGGGCTGCCTACAACGGATCAAATTCCCGTAGATATTCCAATGTTGGTTGATAAGGAGTTGGATGTATTCGGTATTTTCCGCTACGCCAATACGTACCCGGCTGCCATCGAAGCATTGGCCAAAGGCAACTATGGAATTGAAAATGTCATTACACATCGCTATTCCCTTGATGAGATCAAGGAAGCCTGTGAAGTCGCACGCACGCAAAAAGACAAAAGCATTAAAGTGATGATCTATCCAAATGGAGGAGAAGAAAAATGA
- a CDS encoding carbohydrate ABC transporter permease, giving the protein MKQVWKTGLTVLTYGLAIAYFFPIFLMFITGFKTERDAFHMPPTLFFHPTLVNYENVFNSGIAAFMGNSLIAAFGSTIVSLLLGAPVAYALAIYKPKKGDDIFFWFISTKILPPVGVIIPIYLLFKNLGLLDSLTGLILLYTGMNTPTVVWMMRSFFSDIPYEVIEACQVDGATGLQAVFRVIIPLVKPGLISTGLLCMVFAWNEFFLAVNISYTNSATLPVLVSSFMTSEGLFWAKLSAVSTVAVLPALILGWFTQKQLVRGLTMGAVKG; this is encoded by the coding sequence ATGAAACAAGTGTGGAAAACCGGACTGACGGTCCTCACGTATGGACTGGCAATTGCTTACTTTTTTCCGATTTTCTTGATGTTCATTACCGGCTTCAAGACAGAGCGGGATGCGTTTCATATGCCGCCAACGCTGTTCTTTCATCCGACATTGGTGAACTATGAGAATGTATTCAACTCCGGGATCGCGGCATTTATGGGGAATTCGCTCATCGCTGCATTCGGCTCCACGATTGTATCGCTGTTATTGGGTGCGCCTGTTGCCTATGCGCTCGCCATTTACAAGCCCAAAAAAGGCGATGATATATTTTTCTGGTTTATCTCGACAAAAATTCTTCCGCCAGTCGGAGTTATCATACCGATCTATTTGCTGTTCAAGAATTTAGGATTGCTGGATTCGCTGACCGGGTTGATTCTTTTGTATACAGGAATGAATACACCGACAGTTGTTTGGATGATGCGTTCGTTCTTCAGCGATATACCATATGAAGTAATCGAAGCATGCCAAGTAGATGGAGCAACCGGATTGCAAGCGGTATTCAGGGTGATTATCCCGCTTGTCAAGCCTGGATTAATTTCCACAGGGCTGTTGTGTATGGTGTTCGCATGGAATGAGTTTTTCCTGGCTGTGAATATCAGTTACACCAATTCTGCGACGTTGCCTGTTTTAGTGTCATCTTTTATGACGAGTGAAGGCTTATTCTGGGCGAAACTATCGGCTGTTTCAACGGTTGCCGTTTTGCCGGCGCTTATACTCGGCTGGTTTACACAAAAACAATTGGTGCGCGGTTTGACCATGGGCGCCGTCAAAGGTTAA
- a CDS encoding carbohydrate ABC transporter permease, with the protein MNTETIRVHAESSRQADQSQNRKRTAAKRGTPTLTDRNKRNKQDKLAKRLMLPGIIVTAVITQIPFLGTLFYSFFNWNIMRPDLGMRFNGIGNFVTILEAPEFYTVLENTVILTVASLLICLVLGMFLALLLNRDFFGKGFLRTLIISPFFIMPAVSGVLWKNMIFNPMFGLLAWMFKSVGLPPVDLAANHPLSLVIYIVTWEWTPFFMLVLLAGLQSVPGEIIESSMLDGATRVQQFFHIIIPHLMRYIEVAVFLGLVFILSTFGEIYVATQGGPGYASTNLSYYVFREQIQNSQYGLASAIAVIIVILSVACMTLLFRTLRKQFGGTLA; encoded by the coding sequence ATGAACACAGAAACGATTCGGGTACATGCAGAGTCTTCTCGTCAAGCGGATCAATCGCAAAATCGCAAGCGCACTGCTGCAAAACGCGGCACACCAACTTTAACCGACAGAAATAAGCGAAACAAACAAGATAAATTGGCAAAACGGTTGATGCTTCCCGGGATCATCGTTACGGCGGTGATCACGCAAATTCCATTTTTGGGTACCTTATTTTATTCGTTTTTCAACTGGAATATCATGCGTCCGGATTTGGGAATGCGTTTTAATGGGATTGGCAACTTTGTAACGATATTAGAAGCGCCGGAATTTTATACCGTACTGGAAAACACCGTGATCTTGACGGTTGCGTCACTGCTCATATGTTTGGTGTTGGGAATGTTTTTGGCACTTTTGCTGAACAGGGATTTTTTCGGAAAAGGGTTTCTGCGCACACTGATCATTTCGCCGTTTTTCATCATGCCGGCTGTATCAGGCGTCCTCTGGAAAAATATGATTTTCAATCCGATGTTTGGATTGTTGGCATGGATGTTTAAATCGGTGGGCTTGCCTCCGGTTGACTTGGCTGCCAATCATCCGTTATCGCTGGTCATTTATATTGTCACATGGGAATGGACGCCGTTCTTCATGCTGGTTCTTCTGGCAGGGCTGCAATCCGTACCCGGCGAGATTATCGAAAGTTCCATGCTGGATGGCGCAACCAGAGTACAGCAGTTTTTTCATATCATCATCCCGCATTTAATGCGCTATATTGAAGTTGCCGTGTTTCTCGGCCTGGTTTTTATCTTGTCGACATTCGGCGAAATTTATGTTGCCACACAAGGCGGCCCCGGCTATGCATCCACCAATTTGTCCTATTACGTATTCCGGGAGCAGATTCAAAACAGTCAATATGGTCTTGCATCAGCGATTGCGGTCATCATTGTCATCCTTTCCGTAGCATGTATGACATTGTTGTTCCGGACACTCCGTAAACAGTTTGGGGGAACGTTAGCATGA